A stretch of the Rosa rugosa chromosome 5, drRosRugo1.1, whole genome shotgun sequence genome encodes the following:
- the LOC133712595 gene encoding high mobility group B protein 7-like: MGSGSIKSNPTRSRKRVEATAEDSAGPCLLRGKDGSAFARCDGCQKNVPVALISFHNCSLDAKIKTNLEAQVVEKPSEVTKKPSTERKKSSTSSQPNAKRAKTDKANKSKDPNAPKRPLTAFFLFMNDFRKAYKEANPDSKGVKMVAKEGGEKWKLMTDEEKKPYMDKAAELKDEYKKTLETEADDAEGEAEDVSEKEVPEKEVEEASEKEAPEKEVEEASDGE, translated from the exons ATGGGAAGCGGGTCAATCAAATCGAACCCAACAAGGTCGAGGAAGAGGGTGGAGGCCACGGCGGAGGACTCGGCTGGGCCTTGTCTCCTTCGCGGCAAAGATGGCAGTGCTTTTGCCAGATG CGATGGATGCCAAAAGAATGTCCCAGTGGCGCTCATAAGCTTTCACAATTGTAGCCTCGATGCCAAAATCAAGACCAACCTGG AGGCTCAAGTCGTGGAAAAGCCCAGTGAAGTGACTAAGAAGCCTTCCACAGAGAG GAAGAAATCCAGTACATCATCACAACCAAATGCCAAGAGAGCCAAGACTGACAAAGCGAACAAGAGCAAGGATCCAAATGCACCCAAGCGCCCTCTCACTGCCTTCTTCCTATTCAT GAATGATTTTAGGAAAGCCTACAAGGAAGCTAATCCTGATTCCAAGGGTGTTAAGATG GTTGCAAAGGAGGGTGGTGAAAAGTGGAAACTTATGACTGATGAG GAGAAGAAGCCGTATATGGACAAAGCTGCTGAGCTTAAAGATGAGTACAAAAAGACCTTAGAGACTGAAGCTGATGATGCTGAA GGTGAAGCTGAAGATGTTTCAGAAAAGGAAGTGCCAGAGAAGGAAGTAGAGGAAGCTTCAGAAAAGGAAGCACCAGAGAAGGAAGTGGAGGAAGCATCAGATGGGGAGTAG